A window of the Lactuca sativa cultivar Salinas chromosome 7, Lsat_Salinas_v11, whole genome shotgun sequence genome harbors these coding sequences:
- the LOC111877297 gene encoding tryptophan synthase beta chain 1, chloroplastic isoform X1, translated as MPLSLSLTAPFRRTTAGSPSGFSNPPLLHSRSLQLSKFRSAKSVSGFRVFAKQNEFPAIRRPDSKGFFGKHGGSHCPDSMLPALSELESAYESLSSDPDFQVEALVADKTLKVDIMEACIECRRRQESENRSAADEDHNPSVGIVDKIFRWGGDGRRQDYLGFLEQ; from the exons ATGCCGCTCTCGCTCTCGTTAACAGCTCCGTTCCGCCGAACGACTGCCGGCAGCCCGTCGGGGTTTTCTAATCCACCATTGCTTCACAGTCGATCACTTCAGTTGAGCAAGTTTCGTTCCGCCAAGTCAGTGTCTGGATTTAGAGTTTTTGCCAAACAGAACGAGTTTCCGGCTATCCGGCGACCTGATTCGAAGGGTTTTTTCGGGAAACACGGCGGAAGTCACTGTCCAGACAGCATGTTGCCGGCTCTCTCCGAACTCGAATCAGCTTACGAAAGCCTCTCATCTGACCCTGATTTTCAG GTCGAAGCTTTGGTGGCCGACAAAACCCTCAAGGTGGATATAATGGAAGCATGTATTGAGTGCCGAAGGAGGCAAGAGAGTGAAAATAGAAGCGCTGCAGATGAAGATCACAACCCTAGTGTAGGAATCGTCGATAAGATATTCCGATGGGGTGGAGACGGAAGACGGCAGGATTATTTAGGTTTTTTAGAACAATGA
- the LOC111877297 gene encoding tryptophan synthase beta chain 1, chloroplastic isoform X2 has translation MPLSLSLTAPFRRTTAGSPSGFSNPPLLHSRSLQLSKFRSAKSVSGFRVFAKQNEFPAIRRPDSKGFFGKHGGSHCPDSMLPALSELESAYESLSSDPDFQEFCLDYLGRSFGGRQNPQGGYNGSMY, from the exons ATGCCGCTCTCGCTCTCGTTAACAGCTCCGTTCCGCCGAACGACTGCCGGCAGCCCGTCGGGGTTTTCTAATCCACCATTGCTTCACAGTCGATCACTTCAGTTGAGCAAGTTTCGTTCCGCCAAGTCAGTGTCTGGATTTAGAGTTTTTGCCAAACAGAACGAGTTTCCGGCTATCCGGCGACCTGATTCGAAGGGTTTTTTCGGGAAACACGGCGGAAGTCACTGTCCAGACAGCATGTTGCCGGCTCTCTCCGAACTCGAATCAGCTTACGAAAGCCTCTCATCTGACCCTGATTTTCAG GAATTTTGTTTGGATTACCTAGGTCGAAGCTTTGGTGGCCGACAAAACCCTCAAGGTGGATATAATGGAAGCATGTATTGA